The Acidobacteriaceae bacterium genome contains the following window.
CGCGAGACCGAAGCGGTACTCGCGTCGCTCAAGCCTGCCGCCGAGCATCAGGTTCCGGTCAGTCACCTGCTGGGCTCCATCGAGAGCCAGATGGAACACATGCTGCAGTCGCGAGAGCGGGGCGAAGAGCATTTACACGACCTGCGCAAGGCGGCCAAGCGCGCGCGCTACCAATGCGAGAGCCTGCCCGGCCCGCAGGCCGCCGCGATGGCCAAGCGCCTGGAGCAGTTGCAGGACGCGGGTGGAAGCTGGCATGACCTGCTCGATCTGGCGACAGTCTGCCATGAGGAGCTCGGCCCGGAACATCCACTCGCACGCATTCTGGAACATCTTCGCGACGAACATCTCGACGACTTTCTGGCTGACGTGGAAGACTTCCGCAACGGGCATCCACACCGGCAGACCAGCGCAGCGAAGCCCAAGGCGCAGAAGCGAGCTGCCCCTGGTTTGGGGAGAGCGGCAGCGAAGGGCAGAC
Protein-coding sequences here:
- a CDS encoding CHAD domain-containing protein, with the translated sequence MEQLRENAKRLEAALSVGLANPTIKAVHELRSSTRRVEAQLALLSTVHGLPPWKPEAEKLQRRLDKLRRVAGKVRDCDVQEKLLKDQDKAMRSAPEAPTGVVDKAQDKLRKRITKNRQRRERKLLAAIERQLPKLARETEAVLASLKPAAEHQVPVSHLLGSIESQMEHMLQSRERGEEHLHDLRKAAKRARYQCESLPGPQAAAMAKRLEQLQDAGGSWHDLLDLATVCHEELGPEHPLARILEHLRDEHLDDFLADVEDFRNGHPHRQTSAAKPKAQKRAAPGLGRAAAKGRRRLRAK